The following are encoded together in the Humulus lupulus chromosome 5, drHumLupu1.1, whole genome shotgun sequence genome:
- the LOC133780692 gene encoding uncharacterized protein LOC133780692, with product MANAETMGVDQILNRALNEVASAMLTMTAARARAGASIEQTRAREANLTEELQATEARHAGELEVMTQQKDSLAADLAEKQASLENARKQRDEYQEASRTHWREVKRLQEENLAKDRSIAVLKSQVDQLRLTNAKDLERYKNATLRCFYEFWKHNQSAKFGYLPEDARTAELARCAARLAAEERARVPASPEISLATGMDRGEAAEDAVDQNAPQDPPAAS from the exons ATGGCTAATGCAGAAACAATGGGGGTTGACCAGATCCTCAATAGAGCCctcaatgaagtggccagt gcaatgctgaccatgACGGCTGCTCGCGCCCGCGCGGGTGCAAGCATCGAGCAGACCCGTGCTAGGGAGGCGAACCTAACGGAGGAGCTTCAAGCCACGGAGGCTAGGCACGCGGGGGAGCTGGAGGTGatgacccagcagaaggattcttTGGCTGCGGACCTGGCAGAGAAACAAGCCTCTCTGGAAAATGCCAGAAAACAGAGAGATGAataccaggaggccagccgaaCCCACTGGCGTGAAGTCAAGAGGCTCCAGGAGGAAAATCTCGCGAAGGATAGGAGCATCGCCGTCCTCAAGAGCCAAGTGGATCAACTCAGGCTCACAAAcgccaaggacctggagaggtacaagaatgcgacacttcgatgtttctacgaattctggaaacacaatcaaagtgccaaatttggctaccttccagaggatgccaggacAGCTGAGTTGGCTCGTTGTGCTGCTCGGCTGGCTGCTGAAGAAAGGGCCAGAGTTCCTGCCTCCCCAGAGATTTCGCTGGCCACGGGGATGGATAGAGGGGAAGCTGCAGAAGACGCAGTCGACCAAAATgctccccaggatcctcctgctgctTCTTAG